From the Streptomyces sp. Sge12 genome, the window CGAGGGTCACTTACTGGCCCGGCCATGACAAGCCGACCCTCCGTGTTCCGCCCGCTCCCGCTACTCCTCGTTCGCGTCGGGCAGTACGGGGAACCGGCGCGGGGCCACCAGCAGCAGCACCAGCAGTGCGGCCACGGCGGCGGCCGTCGCGCCGAGGAAGATGTGCTCCACGGCGACGGCCACCGCCTCGCGCAGGTAGTCGGCGGCGGCCGCGGGGAGCAGCTCCGGCCGGTCCAGGGCCTTGGCCACGTCGTCCAGGTGCTCCGGGAGGCCGGGTACGGGGGCGTCCGCCAGGCGGGCGGCGATGGTGGCGTTGGCGACGGCGGCGAGCAGGGCGGCGCCGACGCTCTGGCCGACCTGCCGGCAGAACAGCACCGAGGCCGTGGTGGTCCCGCGCTCGGCCCAGCCCACGGTGGACTGGACCCCGACGATCAGCGGGAGCTGGAAGAGGCCGAGGGCGCCGCCCAGCAGCAGCATGATCAGGGCGGGCTGCCAGGGCCGGGCGGGGTAGGGGAGCAGGGTGAAGGAGTACAGGATCACCGCGGCCAGGCCGATGCCGACGGCCGCGGTGTTCCGGAAGCCGATGCGCCGGTAGACGTGCTGGCTGAGGGCGGCGGAGACGGGCCAGCTCAGGGTCATCACCGACATGACCAGGCCGGCGCCGACGGGGCCGAGGCCCAGCACGGACTGAGCGTAGGTCGGCATGAACACCATGGGCGCGACCATCAGCAGGCCAAGTGCCCCCAGGGCCAGGTTGACGGCGGCGATGGTGCGCCGGCGCCACACCCAGCCGGGCAGGATCGGTTCCTCGGCCCGGCGTTCCACCCGGACCACGACGGCGGCCAGCACCGCGCTCGCGCCCAGCAGGCCCAGCGAGGGGGCGGACAGCCAGGGCCAGGCGACCCCGCCCTGGACGAGCGCGAAGAGCAGCAGTCCGCCGCAGGCGAAGACGCCCAGCGCCCCCGCCCAGTCGACGGGGCCCCGGCGCCCGGGCGACCGTACGGGCTCCTTCAGGTGACGGGCGATCATCCACAGGGCGGCGCCGGCCAGCGGCAGGTTGATCAGGAAGATCCAGCGCCAGTGCGCATAGGAGGCGAGCAGTCCGCCGAGCGCCGGGCCGGCCACGGCGGAGGTGGCCCAGACGCTGGACATCCGGGCCTGGATCCGCGGCCGTTCGGCCAGCGGGTACAGGTCGGCGGCCAGGGTCTGGATCGTGCCCTGGAGGGCGCCGCCGCCCAGGCCCTGGACGAGGCGGAAGGCGATGAGGGCGGCCATGTTCCAGGCGGACGCGCACAGCAGGGAGCCGACGAGGAAGAGGC encodes:
- a CDS encoding MFS transporter produces the protein MASAESTGASPDGIPAGRPDHTSGAGVSARSGTGGAPPKKPAARPAAPVVASLMLGMALVALDSTIVATAVPQIVGDLGGFSVFSWLFSGYLLAVTVTLPVYGKLSDTFGRKPVLLFGIGLFLVGSLLCASAWNMAALIAFRLVQGLGGGALQGTIQTLAADLYPLAERPRIQARMSSVWATSAVAGPALGGLLASYAHWRWIFLINLPLAGAALWMIARHLKEPVRSPGRRGPVDWAGALGVFACGGLLLFALVQGGVAWPWLSAPSLGLLGASAVLAAVVVRVERRAEEPILPGWVWRRRTIAAVNLALGALGLLMVAPMVFMPTYAQSVLGLGPVGAGLVMSVMTLSWPVSAALSQHVYRRIGFRNTAAVGIGLAAVILYSFTLLPYPARPWQPALIMLLLGGALGLFQLPLIVGVQSTVGWAERGTTTASVLFCRQVGQSVGAALLAAVANATIAARLADAPVPGLPEHLDDVAKALDRPELLPAAAADYLREAVAVAVEHIFLGATAAAVAALLVLLLVAPRRFPVLPDANEE